A stretch of DNA from Fibrobacter sp. UWB11:
CTGATTCGATTCCGAATTGAATTCATATCGACCATTTGTGTTTTGCACAGTGGCATCGTTCACCTTGATATCGCTAATGACAACCTTAATCTTCTGGACATCGGAATCGTTGATTTCGTATTTCAACGAGCCTTTGCCCTTGAGAGAGCCGCCACGGCGACCCAACAAGTCGGACGTCACCAGAACGCTGCGCTTTAGGTTGTTTTTCTTTTGTGCTTCAACGAATTTCTGGACGCCCTTGTCCATACGGGATTCGGCAGATTCACCCACCAATTCCGTTTCAAGGACATCAGCGTCTTTGGAAATCGGCTTTGCATAAGAAGCGGATCCTCCTACAAGAACCGCCATTGCTGTCAATGCCAGCATTTTTTTATTCATAGTACACTCCTATTTTATTACTCCTATTATTTATTTTCATGATACATTTTGTATCATGAAATCTAGTTTAGCAATTTTTCGAGGTATTTTGTCACAAATTATAGGACAGCAATAATATTTTTCTCATACAACTTAATTACTTTCAAGTAAAGTAATTATAAGATAAAGTAATTTTCAATTCATTTACACATAATAAACAAACTATGCAATATTATAAACAAGTCATCAACATTTGATAAATTTGTACGAGATAAAGATTTTTGGATTCCGAGAACAAAAATCAAAAAGTTGCATTGAGCAAGCGGTGAATATTTTGCGAAATTGCAGCTACAGGTTCCGCGAAAAAAAAACGACTATAAAAAAGGAAAACCGCAGCGGTTGCTGCGGCTTTTCGCACAAATGGCGCCCCCGGAATAAATCCGGGGTGACAATTGCATTAGTTGCGTTCTTCGAACGCAGTAATCTTCGGCTCGGTCATAAAAACAAGCAAGCTTGTTTTCGCGACTCTCGCCTTTCGATTACTTCTTAGAACGATGGCTGTTCTTGATCCATTCAGTCTTGTGGACTTCCGGAATGTCATCGAGCAAGCGGAGCGTGTGCGGTTCGTTCGTGTTGTCGAGCACTTCAGCAGGAGTACCCTGGTTCACGATCTTACCGTCGTGCATGATGAAGATTCGGTCAGAAACGTAGTTTGCAAGACCGATATCGTGGGTCACGAACACCACGGTCATCTTCAGCTCGTCTTTCAACTTGCGGAGGTAATCGAGGATGTTTGCACGAACGCAGGCGTCCACCATGGAGGTAGCTTCGTCAGCGATAAGGACCTTCGGACGGAGTGCGAAGATACGGGCGAGAAGCATACGCTGCATCTGACCACCGGAGAGTTCGAACGGATACTTGCCTTCGATATCAGCCGGGGTAACGTTCACAGCCATGAGGCCTTCGTCAACGCGACGACGGACTTCTTCCTTGGACGGCTTGTCCTTGAGGATGTTGAGTGCGTCTTCGAGCTGGCTACGGATGGTGAAGAACTGGTTGAAGCAACCGAACGGGTCCTGGAAAACGGACTGGACTTCGTTCCAGTGGTCCTTCAGGTTCTTGATCGGCTTGTCGCGATAGAGGAACTGACCGCGAGTCGGCTGGTAAAGGCCGAGCATGATCTTTGCAAGCACGGACTTACCGCAACCAGAACCACCCACGATGGAGATGAATTCTTCGTCGTAGATATCGAAGGAAACGTCCTTAACGGCAGTCTTCAGGTTCTTGCCGGCACCAAAGTCCTTGCTGATGCGCTTGGCAGAAAAAACAATGGGCTTATCACTTTGCATAATCGCACCTCACGTCACGATCGCCGACAATGCGGAGATTCTGGGTATTCTTCTTGCAGTCCGGGCATGCCTTGCTGCAACGCGGAGCGAAGCGGCAGCCCACAATCTTGTTCTTGAGGCTCGGAGGAGCACCTTCGATAGCCACCGGATGGCGGCCACGCTGGCTAGCTTCGGTACTGAGCATAGCGCCCATAAGAGCCTGCGTATACGGATGACGCGGATCCTTGACGACCTGTTCCGCGGTACCCTTTTCGACGATTTCGCCTGCGTACATGATGGCGATGTTGTCTGCCACATGGTAGAGGAGCGGAAGTTCGTGGGTAATGAAGATCATCGTCGAGAAGATGCCCTTGTCCAAGAGATCGAAAATCATCTTGATTACTTCCTTCTGCGTGGAAACGTCCAAAGCAGAAGTCGGTTCATCAGCGATAACCATTTGCGGGTTGAGCAAGGTAGAAATACCGATCACGGAACGCTGGCGTTCACCTGCGGTAAGCTGGATCGGATAGGAGTTCAACACGCGCTTCGTGTCCATGCCGAACAAGTCAAAGCGTTCACAAAGGCGGTCATAGACTTCCTTCATGTCGATTGCCTTGCCGGGCTGCTGGTGAGCAGCGATCACGTCGGCAGCGATATCCTTGATTTTGCGGACCGGGTTCAAGGCGTTGAATGCACCCTGCGGAATCATGGAAACCTTCTGAGCGAGAACGTTAGCACGAACATCTTCGATGCTGCGGTTCATGAGGGATTCCATCTTGTCGCCGCTCTTGACGCGAACGTCACCCGTTTCCGGGTAAAGCGGCGGGATGCACATGCCCATAAGGCCAGAAACGAGCGTGGACTTACCGCAACCAGATTCACCGGCGATACCGAGAATTTCCCCCTGCTTCATGGAGAAGGACACGTCTGTAACAGCGTGAGTCTTGTCTCCAAAACGGCCGAGGTAATAAAGACCCAAGTGGTCAACTTCAAAAACATTTTCAGACATTTTTTACCTCTTACTTGCGCAGGCGCGGGTTGAAGACGCCTTCCATGGAAGTATTGATCAGGTAGAGAGCAAACACCGTGAGGGTAACGACGATCGTTGCCGGGATGAAAGCAATCCAGATGGAGTCGGAGAGAGCACCGTTGTCCTTAGCCTGGTTCAAGATGATGCCGAGGCTAGTGGAATCGACAGGGCCAAGACCGATCATGGAGATGGAAGCTTCGGAAAGAATACCGGAAGACACCTGCATGATGAACACCATGAACACATACGAGAGCAAGTACGGAAGCACATGCTTGATCACAATCGTGAGTGTCGATGCACCGTTGATACGGGCAAGAGCGATGTGGTCGCGGCTACGGAGAGAAGAAGCCTGGGCACGAACGGCACGGGCAGACCAGCTCCAAGCGGTAAGACCGATGATAAGACCGATCAAGGTGAGGGAACGGCCATCCTTAACAGCGGAGCTGATAAGAACGAGAATCACGAACTGCGGGATAACGATGAAGATGTTGGTGAGCATGTTCAATACTTCATCAACCCAGCCACCGCGGAAACCGCCGAACAAACCGATAAGCACACCAATCGTCGTAGCAATGATACCAGCAACGAAGCCCACATAGAGAGAGCTGCGGAGACCGGCAATCAAGAGAGACACATAGTCACGGCCGAGGTGGTCCGTGCCGAGCCAGTGAGCAGAGCTAGAACCTGCATACGGGCCAGCGACGATGTCACGGGCGTGGGTGTCAACGTTATAGAACAAAGGTCCAAAGATGGCGATGAGGAGCGTGAGCACAAAGATGGACACGCCGATTACGAACATCGGGGACTTGAGAAGGTTTCTTAAAAGCTTACCCATGATTACTTACCTCCCATCTGGAGACCGGCCTTGACACGCGGGTCAAAGACAGCGATCAAAACGTCAACTGCAAAGTTTGCAACGAGAACGCAAGTAGAAATCATCAAGGTGCAACCCTGAATTGTTGCGTAGTCGTTCTTCTGAATGGCATTGAGCATTGCCATACCGAGACCCGGATAAGAGAAGATCATTTCGGTAATGAGAGCACCGCCCACCATGGCACCGAGGCTCTGGGCAAGACCAGTGAGCTGCGGAAGCATAGCGTTGCGGAA
This window harbors:
- a CDS encoding ABC transporter ATP-binding protein, producing the protein MQSDKPIVFSAKRISKDFGAGKNLKTAVKDVSFDIYDEEFISIVGGSGCGKSVLAKIMLGLYQPTRGQFLYRDKPIKNLKDHWNEVQSVFQDPFGCFNQFFTIRSQLEDALNILKDKPSKEEVRRRVDEGLMAVNVTPADIEGKYPFELSGGQMQRMLLARIFALRPKVLIADEATSMVDACVRANILDYLRKLKDELKMTVVFVTHDIGLANYVSDRIFIMHDGKIVNQGTPAEVLDNTNEPHTLRLLDDIPEVHKTEWIKNSHRSKK
- a CDS encoding ABC transporter ATP-binding protein; the protein is MSENVFEVDHLGLYYLGRFGDKTHAVTDVSFSMKQGEILGIAGESGCGKSTLVSGLMGMCIPPLYPETGDVRVKSGDKMESLMNRSIEDVRANVLAQKVSMIPQGAFNALNPVRKIKDIAADVIAAHQQPGKAIDMKEVYDRLCERFDLFGMDTKRVLNSYPIQLTAGERQRSVIGISTLLNPQMVIADEPTSALDVSTQKEVIKMIFDLLDKGIFSTMIFITHELPLLYHVADNIAIMYAGEIVEKGTAEQVVKDPRHPYTQALMGAMLSTEASQRGRHPVAIEGAPPSLKNKIVGCRFAPRCSKACPDCKKNTQNLRIVGDRDVRCDYAK
- a CDS encoding ABC transporter permease — its product is MGKLLRNLLKSPMFVIGVSIFVLTLLIAIFGPLFYNVDTHARDIVAGPYAGSSSAHWLGTDHLGRDYVSLLIAGLRSSLYVGFVAGIIATTIGVLIGLFGGFRGGWVDEVLNMLTNIFIVIPQFVILVLISSAVKDGRSLTLIGLIIGLTAWSWSARAVRAQASSLRSRDHIALARINGASTLTIVIKHVLPYLLSYVFMVFIMQVSSGILSEASISMIGLGPVDSTSLGIILNQAKDNGALSDSIWIAFIPATIVVTLTVFALYLINTSMEGVFNPRLRK